In Gammaproteobacteria bacterium, a single window of DNA contains:
- the crcB gene encoding fluoride efflux transporter CrcB: protein MQNTLLIFFGCGFGGLFRYWIANLAYLLLGRGFPYGTLIVNVSGAFIMGLLTVLAQERLSSMEVPMRPLLLIGLLGGYTTFSSFSMETFALIESANFLGAALNIILSVSLCLLAVWLGVLLGRQL, encoded by the coding sequence TTGCAAAATACGTTACTCATTTTCTTTGGATGCGGCTTTGGTGGACTATTTCGCTACTGGATTGCTAATTTAGCTTATCTATTGCTTGGTCGCGGCTTCCCCTATGGAACATTGATCGTCAATGTGAGTGGCGCATTTATCATGGGACTGTTGACTGTTCTAGCGCAGGAAAGATTGAGTAGCATGGAAGTACCCATGCGCCCTTTGTTACTGATTGGATTGCTTGGTGGTTACACGACGTTTTCGTCCTTTTCCATGGAGACATTTGCGTTGATCGAGTCAGCTAATTTCTTGGGAGCTGCGCTAAATATCATACTAAGCGTTTCTTTGTGTTTACTTGCTGTATGGCTGGGTGTTTTATTAGGAAGACAATTATGA
- a CDS encoding 4'-phosphopantetheinyl transferase superfamily protein gives MNAPINCVDIWLLNKAELSSLLHHWEKAITTEEQQRANRFHFAEDRSSFVLYHACKRIILSSYLQLSPKKIDLSIQKNGKPFLKNKELFFNLSHTQDYAILAVSRDTEVGVDIEKYKKTSNHLDIAKRFFHSDEYQYLLEIEDEKKQQEAFFVFWTAKEAIIKATGEGIAAGLNHFCVKQDLFFMPVLKHTHPRELSLICLSAPVGYAASLASLGSQPSIFYRDFDSIPLFIS, from the coding sequence ATGAATGCACCCATCAACTGCGTTGACATATGGCTTCTTAATAAAGCTGAGCTATCATCATTACTCCATCATTGGGAAAAAGCAATTACTACAGAAGAGCAGCAACGCGCCAATCGCTTTCATTTTGCAGAAGATAGATCATCATTTGTTCTTTATCATGCTTGTAAGCGTATTATTCTTTCAAGCTACTTGCAGCTATCGCCAAAAAAAATCGACTTATCTATCCAAAAAAATGGAAAGCCGTTTTTGAAAAATAAAGAATTATTTTTTAATTTATCGCATACTCAAGATTACGCCATTCTTGCCGTTTCTCGCGATACCGAGGTAGGTGTTGATATTGAAAAATATAAAAAGACCAGCAATCATCTAGACATTGCAAAACGCTTTTTTCATTCAGACGAATACCAATATCTGTTGGAAATTGAAGATGAAAAGAAACAACAAGAAGCTTTTTTTGTTTTTTGGACTGCAAAAGAAGCTATTATCAAAGCAACAGGCGAAGGAATTGCGGCCGGACTAAATCACTTCTGTGTAAAACAAGACTTATTTTTTATGCCGGTTCTGAAACATACGCACCCTCGTGAATTATCCCTTATATGTCTTTCTGCCCCGGTTGGCTATGCGGCTTCACTTGCCTCTCTCGGTTCGCAACCATCGATTTTTTATCGCGACTTTGATTCAATTCCTCTTTTTATTTCATAG
- a CDS encoding biotin--[acetyl-CoA-carboxylase] ligase has product MILLNKEAILPLVDERLIDIAIVKSINSTNNFFDQQLPSQKFSACFAEEQTQGRGQLQRVWHSPFAENIYFSLCYFSSQPLMLLSGLSLVAGYAVCDLLNTSFSLPEPALIKWPNDILCKNLKLSGVLIETEKMPDQTRRVVIGIGLNVNMQSAAEAAISQNWTSLAQLTGATYDRNIICAKLINHLLASIHLFEKEGLVNFVLKWNKYNALLNKVIRLSHNKKITTGKCVGLSSQGELILELPNSEIRKFLSGEAFLQK; this is encoded by the coding sequence TTGATTTTGCTGAATAAAGAAGCTATTTTGCCTTTAGTTGATGAGAGATTGATTGATATTGCTATTGTTAAATCTATCAATTCAACGAATAATTTTTTCGACCAACAGTTGCCTTCTCAAAAATTTTCAGCTTGCTTTGCAGAAGAACAAACTCAAGGGCGCGGGCAATTGCAGCGCGTCTGGCACTCGCCTTTTGCTGAAAATATTTATTTTTCGTTATGTTACTTTTCTTCCCAACCTCTGATGCTTCTATCAGGATTAAGTCTAGTTGCTGGATATGCTGTCTGCGACCTATTAAACACTAGCTTTTCTTTGCCAGAGCCTGCATTAATAAAATGGCCGAATGATATTTTATGTAAGAACTTAAAGCTATCAGGAGTTTTGATTGAAACTGAAAAAATGCCTGATCAAACACGTCGTGTCGTTATTGGAATAGGACTTAATGTTAATATGCAATCTGCAGCTGAAGCAGCCATTTCACAAAACTGGACGTCATTAGCGCAGTTAACAGGGGCCACTTACGACAGAAATATAATTTGTGCAAAACTAATCAATCATCTTTTGGCGTCAATTCATTTATTTGAGAAGGAAGGCTTGGTGAACTTTGTATTAAAATGGAATAAGTACAATGCGTTGCTAAATAAAGTGATACGATTAAGTCATAATAAAAAAATCACCACAGGAAAATGTGTTGGATTGTCGTCTCAAGGAGAATTAATACTTGAGCTACCGAATAGTGAAATTAGAAAATTTTTAAGCGGAGAGGCGTTTCTACAAAAATGA
- a CDS encoding endonuclease/exonuclease/phosphatase family protein encodes MKLITLNIWGGQFKELLTEFFAAHRDVNFFCLQEVNHRALHKSSTDDNPVCLNILDEISAVLPEHNFFFRPTVNNTYGLAMFVKKNIEIVAEGEVIIHDNPTYPGAGPTHSRNLQWMQCKDQGKEYCILNIHCLWNGAGKGDSAERIEQSHRAKAFLNSLQVPKILSGDFNLRPDTMSISILEDNMDNLVKRFGIQSTRTSLYPKAERFADYILTSSGVLVNDFKVLPDEVSDHSPLFLDFSVL; translated from the coding sequence ATGAAACTCATTACACTTAATATTTGGGGTGGCCAGTTTAAAGAGCTGTTAACTGAGTTTTTTGCTGCTCATCGTGATGTTAATTTTTTTTGCTTACAGGAAGTTAATCATCGTGCTCTTCATAAGTCTTCGACGGATGATAACCCCGTTTGCCTTAATATTCTAGATGAAATATCAGCCGTTCTTCCTGAGCATAACTTTTTCTTTCGCCCAACAGTGAATAATACGTATGGTTTAGCGATGTTTGTTAAGAAAAATATTGAAATTGTTGCTGAGGGAGAAGTGATTATTCATGATAATCCAACCTATCCTGGCGCCGGTCCGACGCACTCAAGAAATCTACAATGGATGCAATGTAAGGATCAAGGCAAGGAATATTGTATATTGAATATTCATTGTTTGTGGAACGGCGCGGGCAAAGGCGATAGTGCTGAAAGAATTGAGCAATCGCATCGCGCTAAAGCTTTTTTAAACTCTCTACAAGTGCCAAAAATCCTAAGTGGCGATTTTAATTTACGACCCGATACAATGAGTATCAGTATTCTTGAAGATAATATGGATAATTTAGTTAAACGTTTTGGTATTCAGTCGACGCGCACCAGCCTATATCCTAAGGCAGAACGTTTTGCAGATTATATACTCACATCTTCTGGAGTTTTGGTGAATGATTTCAAGGTATTACCTGATGAAGTCTCAGATCATTCTCCGCTTTTTCTCGATTTTTCTGTTTTGTAA
- a CDS encoding GyrI-like domain-containing protein: protein MKKEFVNKSEIKLIGLKTRTNNKNEMDPKTSKIGKLAGHFWSQSIASKISNRKNPGVTLAVYTQYESDEHGEYTYFIGEEVTTLEHVPAELHTLNITSAQYLKFTTPSGKMPEVVIQAWQQIWKMTPKDFGGKRAYQADFEVYDERAQDPENTSIDIYIGIK, encoded by the coding sequence ATGAAAAAAGAATTCGTGAACAAATCAGAAATAAAATTAATTGGTTTAAAAACAAGAACTAACAATAAAAATGAAATGGATCCAAAAACCTCAAAAATTGGTAAGCTTGCTGGCCATTTCTGGAGTCAATCTATAGCGTCAAAAATTTCAAATAGAAAAAACCCTGGAGTGACACTTGCTGTTTATACTCAATATGAAAGTGATGAACATGGCGAGTATACTTATTTTATCGGTGAAGAAGTCACGACATTGGAGCATGTGCCTGCTGAATTACATACTTTAAATATTACAAGTGCTCAGTACTTAAAATTCACTACCCCCTCAGGGAAAATGCCGGAAGTGGTGATTCAAGCATGGCAACAAATTTGGAAAATGACGCCAAAGGATTTTGGTGGAAAAAGAGCTTATCAAGCAGATTTTGAGGTTTATGACGAGCGCGCGCAAGATCCAGAAAATACAAGTATAGATATTTATATCGGAATAAAATAG
- a CDS encoding YaiI/YqxD family protein, with product MKIYVDADACPKNIKDIVCRASIRTKCELIFVANQRIIIPTSPFIFCIQVNGGFDVADNYIVDKVEKNELVITADIPFAAQVLEKGAFALNPRGELYSKDSIKQRLALRNFMDEVRSSGIHTGGPKTMNKNNIQKFSNALDAYLAKYKTV from the coding sequence ATGAAAATATATGTCGACGCGGATGCTTGTCCGAAAAATATCAAGGACATTGTATGCAGGGCATCGATAAGGACGAAGTGCGAGCTTATTTTTGTTGCTAATCAGCGCATTATTATTCCCACCAGCCCTTTCATATTCTGCATTCAAGTTAATGGTGGATTTGACGTTGCGGATAACTATATTGTGGATAAAGTAGAGAAAAATGAGCTGGTAATAACCGCCGATATTCCCTTTGCAGCTCAAGTATTAGAAAAAGGTGCTTTTGCGCTTAACCCACGCGGTGAACTTTATAGTAAAGATAGCATTAAACAACGACTTGCTCTGCGCAACTTTATGGATGAAGTGCGTTCAAGCGGCATACACACAGGTGGACCGAAAACCATGAATAAAAATAATATTCAGAAATTTTCTAATGCTCTGGATGCCTATTTAGCTAAATATAAAACTGTATAA
- a CDS encoding 4a-hydroxytetrahydrobiopterin dehydratase, protein MICDLSNKTCVPCEGKVPALTSEQVKTYLQQLQDWKSNTACTEIFKNFTFKNYYHVMAFVNAIAFSAHQEKHHPDLEVHYNQVTVRYSTHAIGGLSENDFICAAKVDQLGVTSR, encoded by the coding sequence ATGATCTGTGACTTATCCAATAAAACATGTGTTCCTTGCGAGGGCAAGGTGCCTGCACTAACAAGCGAGCAAGTTAAAACATATTTACAGCAATTGCAAGATTGGAAGAGCAATACCGCTTGTACTGAAATTTTTAAAAATTTTACATTTAAAAATTATTATCACGTGATGGCATTTGTGAATGCTATTGCATTTAGCGCACATCAAGAGAAACATCATCCTGATTTAGAAGTCCATTACAACCAAGTAACTGTTCGCTATAGTACACATGCGATTGGCGGATTATCGGAGAATGATTTCATTTGCGCAGCGAAAGTAGATCAATTAGGTGTTACCAGCAGGTAA
- the phhA gene encoding phenylalanine 4-monooxygenase, with protein MGPYIAKTPNDKGFVEFNEIENDTWQKLYTRQKEIVKNRACDEFIVGLEKIAFPQNRIPQCQEINEQLGNITGWGVQPVPALIQSDEFYFLLKSCRFPVATFIRRPEDFDYLKEPDLFHEYFGHCTLLTNQAYADFVAWYADYALKQTSKEKRRLLLRLFWFTIEFGLFKTSMGWKIYGGGILSSPGETVYAVESAIPERRPFILEDVLRTPYRYDVMQPIYYYLESFDDLYQLMQVDLNVYVEEALKKGDFALHPLLTTHRPSDAQEYPT; from the coding sequence ATGGGGCCCTACATAGCTAAAACCCCAAACGATAAAGGGTTTGTTGAATTTAATGAAATTGAAAATGATACTTGGCAGAAATTATATACTCGACAAAAAGAAATTGTAAAAAATCGCGCGTGTGACGAATTTATTGTCGGTTTAGAAAAAATTGCTTTTCCTCAAAACCGCATTCCTCAGTGTCAGGAAATTAATGAACAACTAGGTAATATAACGGGGTGGGGAGTTCAGCCTGTACCCGCTTTAATCCAAAGTGATGAATTTTACTTCTTATTAAAATCATGTCGTTTCCCAGTGGCTACTTTTATTCGTCGCCCAGAGGATTTTGATTACTTAAAAGAACCAGATTTATTTCATGAATATTTTGGTCACTGCACTTTGTTGACAAATCAAGCTTATGCTGATTTTGTCGCATGGTATGCGGATTATGCTTTAAAGCAAACCTCCAAAGAAAAACGTCGTTTATTATTGCGATTATTTTGGTTTACGATTGAATTTGGTCTTTTTAAAACATCGATGGGCTGGAAAATCTATGGCGGCGGCATTTTATCTTCGCCAGGAGAGACTGTGTATGCCGTTGAAAGTGCGATACCTGAACGCCGACCTTTTATCTTGGAAGATGTTTTGCGAACACCATATCGTTATGATGTGATGCAGCCAATTTATTATTATTTAGAATCATTTGATGACTTGTATCAATTGATGCAGGTTGATTTGAATGTTTACGTTGAGGAAGCATTAAAAAAAGGTGATTTTGCTTTACATCCTCTGCTAACAACACATCGCCCCAGTGATGCACAAGAGTACCCCACTTAA